One genomic region from Candidatus Eisenbacteria bacterium encodes:
- a CDS encoding homogentisate 1,2-dioxygenase, with protein sequence MPVYHSLGHVPHKRHTQFRKPDGSLFSEQLMGSKGFSGMSSLLYHHHPPTMVRRIGDPVDAGVRLAPREALRHHHLKTRGFKPQGDAVTGRRVLLANDDVSMAVCVPAVPMGYFYRNGQGDELVFVHRGTGRFETVFGTLSYRPGDYVVIPRGTTWRSVADRGEQRFLVIESASQVETPRRYRNEHGQLLEHSPYCERDIRRPEHLETHVESGMFEVRVKARGELTPYWFDFHPLDVVGWDGYLYPWIFNIEDFEPITGRIHQPPPVHQTFEGHNFVVCSFCPRKYDYHPQAVPVPYNHSNIDSDEVLYYVNGNFMSRRGIEAGSLTAHPQGIPHGPHPRAVEASLGRESTEELAVMLDTFRPLHLTAEAMGCDDPGYPASWVEAPRRGGARAAAGKKKRAAAAKPRRPGARHFRESPARDILIP encoded by the coding sequence ATGCCCGTGTACCATTCGCTAGGCCACGTGCCTCACAAGCGCCACACGCAGTTCCGCAAGCCCGACGGCTCACTGTTCAGCGAGCAGCTCATGGGCAGCAAGGGCTTCAGCGGAATGAGCTCGCTGCTCTACCATCACCACCCGCCCACCATGGTGCGCCGCATCGGGGACCCGGTGGACGCGGGAGTGCGCCTGGCGCCCCGCGAGGCGCTGCGCCACCACCACCTGAAGACGCGCGGGTTCAAGCCGCAGGGAGACGCCGTCACCGGCCGCCGGGTGCTGCTGGCCAACGACGACGTGAGCATGGCGGTGTGCGTGCCCGCCGTGCCCATGGGGTACTTCTACCGCAACGGGCAGGGCGACGAGCTGGTCTTCGTGCACCGCGGCACCGGCCGGTTCGAGACCGTATTCGGGACGCTCTCCTACCGCCCGGGGGACTACGTGGTGATTCCCCGGGGAACCACCTGGCGCAGTGTCGCGGACCGCGGCGAGCAGCGCTTCCTGGTGATCGAATCGGCCTCCCAGGTCGAGACGCCGCGGCGCTACCGCAACGAGCACGGCCAGCTCCTGGAGCACTCGCCGTACTGCGAGCGCGACATCCGCCGCCCCGAACACCTCGAGACCCACGTGGAGAGCGGCATGTTCGAGGTGCGGGTCAAGGCGCGCGGCGAGCTCACCCCGTACTGGTTCGACTTCCACCCGCTCGACGTGGTGGGCTGGGACGGCTACCTGTACCCGTGGATCTTCAACATCGAGGACTTCGAGCCCATCACCGGGCGCATCCACCAGCCACCCCCGGTGCACCAGACTTTCGAGGGCCACAACTTCGTGGTGTGCAGCTTCTGCCCGCGCAAGTACGACTACCACCCCCAGGCGGTGCCGGTGCCGTACAACCACAGCAACATCGACAGCGACGAGGTGCTGTACTACGTGAACGGGAACTTCATGAGCCGGCGCGGCATCGAGGCCGGCTCGTTGACCGCGCACCCGCAGGGCATCCCGCACGGGCCGCACCCGCGGGCGGTGGAGGCCTCCCTGGGCCGCGAGTCCACCGAGGAGCTGGCGGTGATGCTGGATACCTTCCGCCCGCTGCACCTCACGGCGGAGGCGATGGGCTGCGACGACCCGGGCTATCCGGCAAGCTGGGTCGAGGCGCCGCGTCGCGGCGGAGCGCGGGCTGCCGCGGGGAAGAAGAAGCGCGCCGCAGCTGCGAAGCCGAGGCGTCCGGGCGCGAGGCACTTTCGCGAATCTCCCGCCCGGGATATCCTGATCCCGTAA
- a CDS encoding methyltransferase domain-containing protein, with translation MATRKTKGPGAPARPEEGAGDLRSQHAHSTQGDGYASDEALGLTAQARVEPPDITALPQGGVLGTGCGYPLGDVEVPPGAIVLDLGCGGGADCFQGFRRVQDDGLLIGEDLTEVVLERQRIAQRAASFKQVKFARGGQDALPAESSSVDLVVSNCVLNLVGNRGHAYAEIHRVLRPGGRAAISDVVTRGTLSPETRRDIQAYVGCVAQAMDREEYLAIVRAAGFREVLVTRAQEFAVGASAEGAAMNITVVAMK, from the coding sequence ATGGCCACCAGGAAGACGAAGGGCCCGGGCGCTCCCGCGCGCCCGGAGGAGGGCGCGGGCGACCTGCGGTCGCAGCACGCGCACAGCACCCAGGGGGACGGATACGCCTCCGACGAGGCCCTGGGCCTGACCGCGCAGGCCCGGGTGGAGCCGCCCGACATCACCGCCCTGCCCCAGGGCGGGGTGCTGGGGACCGGTTGCGGCTACCCGCTCGGCGACGTGGAGGTGCCCCCCGGCGCAATCGTGCTGGATCTCGGCTGCGGCGGCGGAGCGGACTGCTTCCAGGGATTCCGCCGCGTGCAGGACGACGGACTGCTGATCGGGGAGGACCTCACCGAGGTGGTGCTGGAGCGCCAGCGCATCGCGCAGCGCGCCGCCTCCTTCAAGCAGGTGAAGTTCGCGCGCGGGGGCCAGGACGCGCTGCCCGCGGAGTCCAGCTCGGTGGACCTGGTGGTCTCAAACTGCGTCCTGAACCTGGTGGGCAACCGCGGTCACGCGTACGCCGAGATCCACCGCGTGCTGCGGCCCGGCGGCCGCGCCGCGATCAGCGACGTGGTGACCCGCGGCACCCTGTCTCCCGAGACGCGGCGGGACATCCAGGCCTACGTGGGCTGCGTGGCGCAGGCCATGGACCGCGAGGAGTACCTGGCCATCGTGCGCGCCGCGGGATTCCGCGAGGTGCTGGTGACGCGGGCGCAGGAATTCGCGGTGGGCGCGTCCGCGGAGGGCGCGGCGATGAACATCACGGTGGTGGCGATGAAGTAG
- a CDS encoding PEP-CTERM sorting domain-containing protein, with protein MRKLLLIMLAIGVLAASPAMAAFTGSLYTTNFATHHVFRSDVVSNTVLSTSDLVGLPGADGIIFDPLDDTRLLVGGQLTNNIYMTGIFGGGYSTVNNSPIVNGALHLAIAPGEVGPKGLSIASSEVRVLTSGFEGPIPNSLAFVGLSSGNVDNRVVAGLARVSGIAYRGGTLYATDGDEHGYGGGLFTVNLVTNTATPLAVVGGHDMHNLWMDGWSGHLFASGAYYIEEIDLDAIGGPAVIREWDISGLLGPSPIPYLDHIDHIATDDAGNLFAAVNTGPLVYLDLTAGVPSPIIMHNYGVGLDAVVAGKTAVPEPSTLLLAGLGLLGAGLLRKRS; from the coding sequence ATGCGCAAGCTACTTCTTATCATGCTCGCGATCGGCGTGCTCGCCGCGAGCCCGGCGATGGCGGCCTTCACGGGCAGCCTGTACACGACGAATTTCGCGACCCACCACGTGTTCCGTTCGGACGTGGTCTCCAACACCGTCCTCTCGACGAGCGACCTGGTGGGCCTGCCGGGCGCGGACGGCATCATCTTCGACCCGCTGGACGACACCCGGCTGCTGGTCGGCGGACAGCTGACCAACAACATCTACATGACGGGCATCTTCGGTGGCGGCTACAGCACCGTGAACAACTCGCCGATCGTCAACGGCGCCCTGCACCTGGCCATCGCGCCGGGTGAAGTCGGTCCCAAGGGCCTCAGCATCGCCTCGTCCGAAGTGCGCGTTCTCACCAGCGGCTTCGAAGGCCCGATCCCGAACTCGCTGGCCTTCGTCGGCCTCAGCAGCGGCAACGTGGACAACCGCGTGGTCGCCGGCCTGGCACGCGTCTCGGGAATCGCCTACCGCGGCGGCACGCTGTACGCCACCGACGGTGACGAGCACGGATACGGCGGCGGCCTCTTCACCGTGAACCTCGTCACCAACACGGCCACCCCGCTGGCGGTGGTGGGCGGCCACGACATGCACAACCTCTGGATGGACGGCTGGTCCGGTCACCTGTTCGCCAGCGGCGCGTACTACATCGAGGAGATTGACCTCGACGCGATCGGCGGCCCGGCCGTGATCCGCGAGTGGGACATCTCGGGCCTGCTCGGTCCGTCGCCGATCCCGTACCTGGACCACATTGACCACATCGCGACCGACGACGCCGGCAACCTGTTCGCGGCCGTCAACACCGGTCCGCTGGTCTACCTGGACCTGACCGCCGGTGTCCCGTCCCCGATCATCATGCACAATTACGGCGTGGGCCTGGACGCGGTTGTCGCCGGCAAGACGGCGGTTCCCGAGCCGTCCACCCTGCTCCTGGCGGGCCTGGGCCTGCTGGGCGCCGGCCTGCTGCGCAAGCGCTCCTAG
- a CDS encoding galactosyldiacylglycerol synthase, producing MSPRKILVLHASAGAGHTQAALAVVEALGAHDPAPELLVADALQFSTPIFRRTYVASYNNIVRRAPGLWGFLYRRTSGRRFDRGTAPARLTFDQLSVRRLRAYLRRERPDAVLCTHFLPLALLSHLRLKDPDAHPWPLYVAITDYTAHPFWVFAGVSCYFVSSGNVAEELAAQGVGGDRVRVTGIPAHPRFARRGDASEARLRLGLNPGAPTVLVMGGGIGMGHLEKVVERVLHTDPAYQCIAVCGRNARLRRALQARYEEAEERDGRIAIRGFVKDVDRLMDAATLVVSKAGGLTTAESLAKGLPMLVLDPIPGQEERNCNFLEAAGAGIRLADLDDLGPRLREVLGPGGRLSLMRAAATLVSRPMAAQNIAELVLGGAGVSAS from the coding sequence ATGTCCCCGCGAAAGATCCTCGTCCTCCACGCCTCCGCCGGGGCGGGCCATACTCAGGCGGCCCTCGCGGTCGTGGAGGCGCTCGGCGCCCATGACCCCGCCCCCGAGCTGCTGGTGGCGGACGCGCTGCAGTTCTCCACGCCGATCTTCCGGCGCACCTACGTCGCTTCGTACAACAACATCGTGCGCCGGGCCCCGGGCCTGTGGGGTTTCCTGTACCGCCGGACCTCCGGCCGGCGATTCGATCGCGGGACCGCGCCTGCCCGGCTGACCTTCGACCAGTTGAGCGTCCGGCGGCTTCGCGCCTACCTGCGCCGCGAGCGGCCGGACGCGGTGCTGTGCACGCACTTCCTGCCCCTGGCCCTGCTCTCGCACCTGCGTCTCAAGGATCCGGATGCCCACCCCTGGCCGCTGTACGTGGCGATCACGGATTACACCGCACACCCCTTCTGGGTGTTCGCGGGAGTCAGCTGCTACTTCGTGTCCTCGGGAAACGTCGCGGAGGAACTGGCCGCCCAGGGGGTGGGCGGCGATCGCGTGCGCGTGACCGGCATTCCCGCCCATCCGCGCTTCGCGCGGCGCGGCGACGCCTCCGAGGCCCGGTTGCGGCTGGGCCTGAATCCCGGGGCGCCCACGGTGCTGGTGATGGGGGGGGGGATCGGGATGGGACACCTGGAGAAGGTGGTGGAGCGGGTGTTGCACACCGATCCCGCCTACCAGTGCATCGCGGTGTGCGGCAGGAACGCCCGGTTGCGCCGCGCGCTCCAGGCGCGCTACGAGGAGGCCGAGGAGCGCGACGGGCGCATCGCCATCCGCGGGTTCGTGAAGGACGTGGACCGCCTGATGGACGCCGCCACCCTGGTGGTGAGCAAGGCCGGGGGCCTCACCACCGCCGAGAGCCTGGCCAAGGGGCTGCCGATGCTGGTGCTGGACCCGATTCCGGGCCAGGAGGAGCGCAACTGCAACTTCCTGGAAGCCGCAGGCGCGGGCATCCGGCTCGCGGACCTCGACGACCTGGGGCCGCGGCTTCGGGAGGTCCTGGGGCCCGGGGGCAGGCTGTCCCTGATGCGCGCCGCGGCCACGCTGGTGTCCCGCCCGATGGCCGCGCAGAACATCGCCGAGCTCGTCCTGGGCGGGGCCGGCGTCTCCGCGAGCTGA
- a CDS encoding MEDS domain-containing protein yields the protein MDHAPAQRAPGHPGPGDHLCCLYESESDFRAMLVPYVRRGLEAGQKVVYVLDDRTRESRLRHLLDEDGVAVEHYLSTGQLAILVHSDVYVRDGAFDPERMIALLRAEVDRARSESYPALRATGEMTWSRRGIPGSERLIEYEARLNDVVPSIPLIANCQYDCRRFPHAQLLDVLHTHPLAQVDGEPVANPYYVPPRDFLGVNREAGLLRHRIRALREMGAEGK from the coding sequence TTGGATCACGCCCCCGCGCAACGCGCACCGGGTCATCCGGGTCCGGGCGACCACCTCTGCTGCCTGTATGAATCCGAGAGCGACTTCCGCGCGATGCTGGTTCCCTATGTCCGTCGCGGGCTCGAGGCAGGCCAGAAGGTCGTCTACGTCCTGGATGATCGCACCCGGGAAAGCCGGTTGCGGCACCTCCTTGACGAGGACGGCGTGGCCGTCGAGCACTATCTGTCCACCGGGCAGCTGGCGATCCTCGTCCACTCGGATGTGTACGTGCGCGACGGCGCCTTCGACCCGGAGCGGATGATCGCCCTCCTGCGGGCCGAGGTGGACCGCGCGCGCTCCGAATCGTATCCCGCGCTTCGCGCCACGGGGGAGATGACGTGGTCACGCCGCGGCATCCCCGGCTCGGAACGGCTGATCGAGTACGAGGCCCGGCTCAACGACGTGGTGCCGTCCATTCCACTCATCGCCAATTGCCAGTACGACTGCCGGCGGTTCCCCCACGCGCAGCTCCTGGACGTCCTCCACACCCATCCCCTGGCCCAGGTGGACGGCGAGCCGGTCGCGAACCCCTACTACGTTCCACCGCGCGACTTCCTCGGGGTCAACCGGGAGGCCGGGCTGCTCCGCCACCGGATTCGCGCCCTGCGGGAGATGGGCGCGGAAGGGAAGTAG
- a CDS encoding YraN family protein produces the protein MDRLEVGHAAEDLALAYLALRGLRLLARRFRAGKAEVDLVMLEGACTVFVEVKYRGPGSRGRSAEVVRGEQRMRMERAAAAWMAGHGLCDLRFDVVALDEDREELRVRHFRGAFPGSGRSAF, from the coding sequence ATGGACCGGCTGGAGGTTGGGCATGCCGCCGAGGACCTGGCCCTCGCCTACCTTGCGCTCAGGGGGCTGCGCCTGCTGGCGCGTCGCTTTCGCGCGGGGAAGGCCGAGGTGGACCTGGTGATGCTGGAGGGCGCGTGCACCGTGTTCGTGGAGGTGAAGTACCGCGGGCCGGGATCCCGGGGGAGGAGCGCCGAGGTGGTGCGGGGGGAGCAGAGGATGCGAATGGAGCGCGCGGCCGCCGCCTGGATGGCGGGCCACGGGCTGTGCGACCTGCGCTTCGACGTGGTGGCGCTGGACGAGGACCGGGAGGAACTTCGGGTGCGGCACTTTCGCGGTGCATTCCCGGGCTCGGGGCGGTCCGCGTTCTGA
- a CDS encoding ribonuclease HII, with amino-acid sequence MPRQRTAGLSQKLRTLLEQAAAGGPGERHALERALAGAEGALLCGVDEAGRGPLAGPVVAAAVILKPRARLLLADDSKRLDHAQRLRAMAEISAAAVALAWRAVSPACIDRVNIRQASFLAMRGAVNALGWEPAMVVTDGEPCPGMPAPTTGFPRADGLVPAVSAASIVAKLVRDAIMADLARFHPGYGFERHKGYPTPDHFRALRSLGPCAAHRRSFAPVREALELSLFPVPLQSVP; translated from the coding sequence ATGCCTCGCCAGCGGACGGCCGGGCTGAGCCAGAAACTCCGGACGCTCCTCGAACAGGCCGCCGCCGGCGGCCCCGGGGAGCGTCACGCATTGGAGCGCGCGCTGGCCGGCGCGGAGGGCGCGCTCCTGTGCGGCGTGGACGAGGCCGGGCGCGGCCCGCTGGCCGGTCCGGTGGTGGCCGCGGCGGTGATCCTCAAGCCCCGCGCGCGGCTGCTCCTCGCCGACGATTCCAAGCGGTTGGACCACGCGCAGCGACTGCGCGCCATGGCCGAGATCTCCGCCGCCGCCGTGGCTCTCGCCTGGCGCGCCGTGTCGCCCGCCTGCATCGACCGCGTGAACATCCGGCAGGCCAGCTTCCTGGCCATGCGCGGCGCGGTGAACGCGCTGGGGTGGGAGCCCGCGATGGTGGTCACGGACGGCGAACCCTGCCCGGGCATGCCCGCCCCCACGACCGGGTTTCCCAGGGCGGACGGGCTGGTGCCGGCGGTGTCGGCGGCCAGCATCGTCGCCAAGCTGGTGCGCGACGCGATCATGGCCGACCTGGCCCGGTTCCACCCGGGCTACGGGTTCGAGCGCCACAAGGGCTACCCCACGCCCGACCACTTCCGCGCGCTGCGCTCGCTCGGCCCGTGTGCCGCCCACCGCCGGAGCTTCGCCCCCGTTCGCGAAGCGCTCGAGCTCTCCCTCTTTCCGGTCCCGCTCCAGTCGGTCCCCTAG
- the rplS gene encoding 50S ribosomal protein L19 gives MDFVKSVESPHLKKTFSDFGPGDTIKVHVRVIEGEKERSQVFQGIVINRRGSGLSATFSVRKISMGVGVERIFPMHSPSVSRIELVKKGRVRRAKLFYLRAQKTDRLEASKESLVAAERPSEKKSAPKADKAE, from the coding sequence ATGGACTTCGTGAAATCGGTGGAGAGCCCCCACCTGAAGAAGACTTTCTCGGACTTCGGCCCGGGTGACACCATCAAGGTGCACGTCCGGGTGATCGAGGGCGAGAAGGAGCGCTCGCAGGTGTTCCAGGGCATCGTGATCAACCGCCGCGGCTCGGGCCTGTCGGCCACGTTCTCGGTGCGCAAGATCAGCATGGGCGTGGGCGTGGAGCGCATCTTCCCGATGCACAGCCCGAGCGTGTCGCGTATCGAGCTGGTGAAGAAGGGCCGCGTGCGCCGCGCCAAGCTGTTCTACCTGCGCGCGCAGAAGACCGACCGCCTGGAGGCCTCGAAGGAGTCGCTGGTGGCCGCCGAGCGGCCGTCCGAGAAGAAGTCCGCCCCGAAGGCCGACAAGGCCGAGTAG
- the trmD gene encoding tRNA (guanosine(37)-N1)-methyltransferase TrmD, which yields MRITVVTIFPELVTAFAQSGVLRVARECGALEVHAVDLRDHTHDRHRTVDDAPFGGGPGMVLKPEPIFEALEGLEPSRRGRLVLTSPQGRRFDQAVAHEYAGGPDLTIVAGHYKAVDERVVRQWHPEEISLGDYVLSGGELAAGVIMDCVARLLPGVLSDFESAEGDSFYDGLLDCAYYTRPAEYRGMAVPEVLLSGNHALIERHRRKEALRRTLERRPELLDARTLTQEEKRLLAEIRREGEAAS from the coding sequence CTGCGCATCACGGTCGTGACCATCTTCCCGGAGCTGGTGACGGCGTTCGCGCAGAGCGGGGTGCTCCGGGTGGCCCGCGAGTGCGGGGCGCTCGAGGTGCACGCGGTGGACCTGCGGGATCATACCCACGACCGCCACCGCACCGTGGACGACGCCCCGTTCGGCGGCGGCCCGGGCATGGTGCTCAAGCCCGAGCCGATCTTCGAGGCCCTGGAGGGCCTCGAGCCGTCGCGCCGCGGGCGCCTGGTGTTGACCAGCCCGCAGGGGCGGCGCTTCGACCAGGCGGTGGCCCACGAGTACGCCGGCGGGCCGGACCTGACGATCGTCGCGGGCCACTACAAGGCCGTGGACGAGCGCGTGGTCCGGCAGTGGCATCCCGAGGAGATCTCGCTGGGAGACTATGTGCTCTCCGGCGGGGAACTGGCGGCCGGCGTGATCATGGACTGTGTCGCGCGGCTGCTCCCCGGGGTGCTGAGCGATTTCGAAAGCGCGGAGGGCGACTCGTTCTACGACGGGCTGCTGGACTGCGCGTACTACACCCGTCCCGCCGAATACCGCGGGATGGCGGTGCCGGAGGTGCTGCTCTCGGGCAATCACGCCCTGATCGAGCGCCACCGGCGCAAGGAGGCCCTGCGCCGCACGCTGGAGCGCCGGCCGGAACTGCTGGATGCACGCACACTGACCCAGGAAGAGAAGCGCCTGCTTGCGGAAATCCGCCGCGAGGGTGAGGCGGCTTCGTGA
- the rimM gene encoding 16S rRNA processing protein RimM: MSPGPEYLRLGTVTRSHGLRGQVVVDALPGAWPLPEGVRSVWVFREEEEPRRFTLERAQEIGRSLVLRLAELARREDSDRLRGAELWLERAEIQVSADELATDDMLGLGVFLEDGSPLGRLEDIWSTGANDVYVVRGPRGEWLLPAIDQVVLGIDLEARRVTVRLLPGLEPTPGGAPRDVGNA, encoded by the coding sequence TTGAGCCCGGGCCCGGAGTACCTGCGGCTGGGAACGGTGACCCGTTCCCACGGCTTGCGAGGCCAGGTGGTGGTGGACGCGCTTCCGGGAGCGTGGCCCCTGCCCGAGGGCGTGCGCAGCGTGTGGGTGTTCCGGGAAGAGGAAGAGCCGCGGCGTTTCACGCTGGAGCGCGCGCAGGAGATCGGGCGCAGCCTGGTGTTGCGGCTGGCCGAGCTCGCGCGGCGCGAGGACAGCGACCGGCTGCGCGGCGCGGAGTTGTGGCTGGAGCGCGCCGAGATCCAGGTCTCCGCGGACGAGCTCGCCACCGATGACATGCTGGGCCTCGGGGTGTTCCTGGAGGATGGCTCGCCGCTGGGCCGGCTCGAGGACATCTGGAGCACCGGGGCCAACGACGTCTACGTGGTCCGGGGCCCGCGCGGCGAGTGGCTGCTGCCGGCCATTGACCAGGTGGTGCTGGGCATTGACCTCGAGGCGCGCCGAGTGACCGTGCGGCTGCTGCCCGGGCTGGAGCCCACGCCCGGAGGCGCGCCGCGGGATGTCGGAAACGCGTAG
- a CDS encoding KH domain-containing protein, producing the protein MDSNSELILFMARNLVEDPSQVSVSRQEREKGVVYELRVGARDLGKVIGKNGKTARSMRAVLSAHMSRKGERAQLEIQG; encoded by the coding sequence ATGGATTCGAACAGCGAACTGATTCTGTTCATGGCGCGCAACCTGGTCGAGGATCCCTCCCAGGTGAGCGTGTCCCGCCAGGAGCGCGAGAAGGGCGTGGTGTACGAGCTCCGCGTCGGCGCCCGCGACCTGGGCAAGGTGATCGGCAAGAACGGCAAGACCGCGCGCTCCATGCGTGCGGTGCTGAGCGCGCACATGTCCCGCAAGGGGGAGCGCGCCCAGCTCGAAATCCAGGGTTGA
- a CDS encoding undecaprenyl/decaprenyl-phosphate alpha-N-acetylglucosaminyl 1-phosphate transferase, producing MWPMYLTFGVALIGAAVSTPAVRALSWRLGFVDKPAARKVHSKATPLLGGAAVAIGMLVAMVVGANLGLPRPGAGTTLGLFTALLLGLIDDRVGLGPGSKITGQLIAGGWFVLEGHAAHLTGLFPADVFLTLFWVVALMNAINFLDNMDGIAAGIGAVAGLSFAVLAMRMGDTFGAILGAVLAGACGGFLLFNFSPASIFLGDTGSLLVGAALARLSLGATHGVAHGAAHGAGFARLGLVPFPGTADPVATVAALLILAYPVFDITFVTAVRLLEGRKIYQGGRDHTTHRLDGLLKDHRATALVVYALCLVLSGIALAVHASGAAPVGLAVAAGTGVIFLGLGLGLARVAARPPQATPR from the coding sequence ATGTGGCCCATGTACCTGACTTTCGGCGTGGCCCTGATCGGCGCGGCGGTATCCACGCCGGCGGTGAGGGCCCTATCATGGCGGTTGGGATTCGTCGACAAGCCGGCGGCCCGCAAGGTGCATTCGAAGGCCACCCCGCTCCTGGGAGGGGCGGCCGTGGCGATCGGCATGCTGGTCGCGATGGTGGTGGGCGCCAACCTCGGGCTGCCCCGCCCGGGTGCGGGGACCACGCTGGGGCTGTTCACCGCCCTGCTCCTGGGGCTGATTGACGACCGGGTGGGCCTGGGGCCGGGCAGCAAGATCACCGGCCAGCTGATCGCCGGCGGCTGGTTCGTGCTCGAGGGGCACGCCGCGCACCTCACCGGGCTGTTTCCGGCGGATGTGTTCCTGACGTTGTTCTGGGTGGTGGCGCTGATGAACGCCATCAACTTCCTGGACAACATGGACGGCATCGCGGCCGGCATCGGCGCGGTGGCCGGCCTGAGCTTCGCGGTGCTGGCGATGCGCATGGGGGACACCTTCGGCGCGATCCTGGGGGCGGTGCTCGCGGGCGCGTGTGGCGGGTTCCTGCTTTTCAATTTCAGCCCCGCGTCCATCTTCCTGGGGGACACGGGGAGCCTGCTGGTGGGGGCCGCTCTGGCGCGACTCTCCCTGGGGGCGACGCACGGCGTCGCGCACGGCGCCGCGCACGGTGCGGGCTTCGCCAGGCTGGGGCTGGTGCCTTTCCCGGGGACCGCCGATCCGGTGGCCACGGTGGCGGCGCTGCTGATCCTGGCGTACCCGGTCTTCGACATCACGTTCGTGACCGCGGTGCGGCTGCTCGAGGGCCGCAAGATCTACCAGGGGGGGCGCGATCACACCACGCACCGCCTGGACGGACTTCTGAAGGACCACCGCGCCACGGCGCTGGTGGTGTACGCCCTGTGCCTGGTGCTGTCGGGGATCGCGCTGGCGGTGCACGCCTCCGGCGCCGCTCCGGTGGGACTCGCGGTGGCTGCAGGCACGGGCGTGATCTTCCTGGGCCTCGGCCTGGGGCTGGCCCGCGTGGCCGCCCGTCCGCCGCAGGCGACGCCGCGGTAG
- a CDS encoding T9SS type A sorting domain-containing protein, protein MLRPIFVKSALGILLLTAALAGLAGPGAAQQFDVINLGTLGGNLSRAYAINDSGVVTGMSLSGGLPSVARAVRWRDLVIEDLGSLGGPSAEGYAISHHGTVAGYAQDGSSRPRAFRRDGLGIEDMGTLGGTVSYAYGINDSGAVVGNSTLPGDVTTHAFVRRPDGTIVDLGTLPGGDRSYAYAISDSGWIVGHSYVTGGVHAYLLPPRKTALYDLGTLGGSNSYAYAVREALGRQYVVAGSAQTAGNASQAACLWDWIRRKKNLGTLGGTFGAAYALNDRDEAVGSSLTVGGEMHAFLWSSPGPMVDLNTCIPPDSGWTLVEARGINNRGEIVGIGIRSGETRAFLLRPSTAVAVESRSGARVRFAGASPNPMSKNTLLAFELAAPGLVQMELFGVDGRRVRSWEGTFSSGRHNLEWDGRDERGGDAGSGLYWARLRAGGQELTRKLVRVR, encoded by the coding sequence ATGCTTCGCCCCATCTTCGTGAAGTCCGCACTCGGAATCCTGCTGCTCACGGCGGCCCTGGCCGGCCTGGCCGGGCCCGGGGCAGCGCAGCAATTCGACGTGATCAACCTGGGCACGCTCGGCGGGAACCTCAGCCGCGCCTACGCCATCAACGATTCCGGCGTGGTGACGGGCATGTCGCTCTCCGGCGGCCTGCCGTCCGTGGCCCGCGCCGTGCGGTGGCGGGACCTGGTCATCGAGGACCTGGGCTCCCTCGGAGGCCCCTCCGCCGAGGGTTACGCCATCAGCCACCACGGCACGGTGGCCGGCTACGCCCAGGACGGCTCCAGCCGGCCGCGCGCGTTCCGCCGCGACGGGCTGGGCATCGAGGACATGGGGACCCTGGGCGGCACGGTCAGCTACGCCTACGGCATCAACGACAGCGGCGCGGTGGTGGGCAATTCCACGCTCCCCGGCGACGTGACCACGCACGCGTTTGTGCGCCGTCCGGACGGCACGATCGTGGACCTGGGCACCCTGCCGGGCGGGGACCGCAGCTACGCCTACGCGATCAGCGACTCCGGCTGGATCGTGGGCCATTCCTACGTGACGGGTGGCGTGCACGCCTACCTGCTCCCGCCGCGCAAGACCGCGCTCTACGACCTGGGCACCCTGGGCGGCTCCAACAGCTACGCCTACGCGGTGCGCGAGGCGCTCGGCCGCCAGTACGTGGTGGCGGGCAGCGCCCAGACCGCCGGAAACGCCTCCCAGGCCGCGTGCCTGTGGGACTGGATCCGCCGCAAGAAGAACCTCGGGACCCTGGGCGGGACCTTCGGCGCCGCGTACGCGCTGAACGACCGGGACGAGGCCGTGGGGAGCTCCCTGACCGTGGGCGGGGAAATGCACGCCTTCCTGTGGTCGTCGCCGGGCCCCATGGTGGACCTGAATACCTGCATCCCGCCGGACAGCGGCTGGACCCTGGTGGAGGCCCGGGGGATCAACAACCGGGGTGAGATCGTGGGCATCGGCATCCGGAGCGGCGAGACCCGGGCCTTCCTGCTGCGGCCCTCCACCGCCGTGGCCGTGGAATCCCGCTCCGGAGCGCGGGTCCGATTCGCGGGGGCATCTCCTAATCCAATGTCAAAAAACACCTTGCTGGCTTTCGAGCTGGCCGCTCCCGGCCTGGTCCAGATGGAGCTGTTCGGCGTGGACGGCCGCCGGGTGCGCTCCTGGGAGGGCACTTTCTCCTCCGGGCGCCACAATCTGGAATGGGACGGCCGGGACGAGCGAGGCGGCGATGCCGGCTCCGGCCTGTACTGGGCCCGCCTGCGGGCGGGGGGCCAGGAATTGACCCGGAAGCTGGTGCGGGTCCGCTAG